In Haliscomenobacter hydrossis DSM 1100, the DNA window ATTTGGGTTCAAATAAAATGCTGAAAGCCAATTACAAGCTCATCCAACCTGAATTATTTGTTCCAAATGACACCATTCGTCTCCCTGGCAAGCAAGGCACCCAAAAAGTGACAATCCAAAACATTGGAACGGGTGAAATGGGTTGGACTTGTTCAGGAAGTAACGATTGGCTTAGTTTTCAAAGTGACAGTACGGGTCTTAATAATGGAGAAGTAACACTTGAATTTAAGGACAACCAGGAAAAAACGCCACGAATACAAAAATTGCTGGTCGTTGCGCCTAGTTCCATCCGCTATTTGGATACTATTACCGTGATCCAAAGTCCGATTTCAGTTAGTACCTCAGGTGCTAATTCTGAATTGACATACAACTTGAGTATTTACCCTAACCCTGCTAGAGATGAAATCAATATCGAAGTCATCGGAAATGTAAAACCGGCCTCAATCATTGTATACAACTCGCTTGGGGTGATGTTGAAGCAAACTCAAATGAATGGTTCTCGCACAACGTTACGATTGGATGGGTTGGCAAAAGGGCTTTACTTTGTAGAAATGATGTTAAGTGGCCGGCGGTATGTTAGGAAAGTAATTTTGGAATGAACAGTGGATGATTCTCCTTTTGCAAGAGTAATAGTAAGATGTTAGCTGCACATTTTCGACCAGAAAAATGTGCAGCTAACATCTTGATTTGCAATAAATTAATGCCTATTATTCCTCCTTCCTCTCCCTTCCAACCTAAACGAAATCGGCAAATTAAACGCAATACTCACCGCCTCTCCCTCCACGATTCCAGGCGTCCAGTCGGGCATCATTTTGACTACGCGTAAGGCTTCTTTGTCGATTTGATCGTAATAAGGCTTGCGGCTATCGATCACAAACCCCTGGGCGGTATCGTCTTTTTTTTCGCTGGATGACTTTACGATTGTCGGTTCAATAACCTTGCCTGTAGCATCAATAATCAGTCGAATGACCACCATTCCTTCTACCCCATACTCGCGTGCAGCAAGGGGGTACTGAATATTTTTAGCAAGAAATTTAAACAAGCCGGCCTGACCATTTGGGAAGCCAGGCATTGTTTCTACGATTTTGTAAATGGTATCCCCATTTTCTGTCACCTGATACATTTCCATGGGTGGAAGACTTTCGCTTCGATTTTGCCCGTGCAACATCGTGACAGAAAAACCGATCAAGAACAAGATAAGTCTTGAAAATTTGTAAAAATTGAGATTTGATAATGGTTTCATTATTAGGGTTTTAGTTGTTTTAAATTGTAGTATACCCCACGCGGGAAAAGTTTAGCACCTCGCCTGCGGCGAGCTTATTTTTATATTTTCTCCCGCAGATCGCGCAGATTCCCGCAGATTAATGTCCTTTTGGAAGAAAATCTGCGGAAATCTGTGCGATCTGCGGGAAAAAAATTCATAGGATTCACTCCGACGAAGTCGGGGTGCTAAACTTTTACTTTCATTTTATTTTCCAATTCTAATCCCCCCCATACCCTGTTGCATGCCATGGAAAAACGCCTGTGATATGGAGACAAAAAAATGTTGCAAAGGAGTGGAATCATTTTTACGACTTATCCATCTTTGGTGTTTCGCCATCTGTTCATCTAGTTTGAACGTAAATGGAATGGAAATTTTGGTATTCACCGCTTCGCCATCCACCAGACCAGGTTGCCAATTGGGCATATTTTTGACCAAATAGAGCGCGGCTTGATCCAGCCCCTCGTAAAGTCGGAGTTTATCTTCCACCTTAGGAGAAGGAACGTCACCAGGAAATTCCACGCTACAAGATTTGAGCACGACTGCATCAATCACCTGTCCGGATGTTCCGATGATGAGTCCAATGACGACGACGCCTTCTATCCCTTCTTCCATGGCCCAGATGGGGTACCGCAGGTTGCTGGAAATGTACCTGACCAAACCATCTTGGCCATTGGGGAACACCGGCATCACTTCGGGGGAGGCCTTGATGATGTTGAAACGGCTGCTCAGATCAGCTTCCTGGATTGTTGATCCAGTGCTGTCCATACTTTGTCCTGAAATGTTGGTGAATACGGAAAAAGTGAAGATTAAACAATAGAAACAGAGCTTGGCGCTCTTGAATGTTGAAGAGGTTTTCATTTTACTGGGTTTTAGATCGCAAAAGTAATGGCTATCTCAATACCGCGCAAGTATTTTTTTTGAAAAAAATTTACCTTTTTAATCCCCGACCACTCACTTCCTCACCCCCCCAAACAAAGCCCCCAACACCTGCAAGGCATTGCTCACCACCTCCTGACTCTGCACCGGGATTTTTAAATACGTTTGTCCCGTTTGTGCATCTTTTTCCACCAATGAATTGACCAATTCCGCCGTTTTTTCGGGGCTGGACAAGGTTTGGCTCAAGCCGCTCAGGAAATTGACCCCCATGCTGACCAATTCTTGTGCCGAAGCAGGTGGTGCCATTTCATCACTGTTGCTCCCTCGACTACCCAGGCCTTCGTGGCCACTTTGCCCTTGACGCTGGTCTTGCGGCGTTGGACTTTCAGTGGTTGGTTTGGTTTGGGTACTGCGTTTGGATGAGTCACCTTGCTCCTGCGTTTGAGGCGCAATGGGAGTGGTTTCCGGTTCAGCTTCTACTGCAGGTGCATCTCTAAAATCGCTTTCTGGGTTCGACTCTTCTGTTTTACCTGCGCCAACCAGTTCTTCAGTATCTTCGATGGGGCTGATGACGTCCACTTCCGCATCGGTTCCTACCGATTGGGTAAGGGTTTCTACGGAGTGCATAAACTCCTTGAAGCGGTCCTCGCCCAAGAAGATGTTTTCTGCTCCATTGTCCAATACGCCCGCAGCCATCGATGCTTTAAACTTGAGGGTATCTAGCAAGCGGTGTTCCAGGGTCGCGATGGAAACCAGGTTGATTACATTGACCCGGCGTTCTTGCCCCATGCGGTAAATGCGGCCAATGCGCTGCTCCAACACCGCCGGATTCCAGGGTACATCCAGGTTGATGAGCAGGGAGGCCGATTGCAGGTTGAGCCCCACTCCACCCGCATCGGTAGACAGGAAGATGCGGCATTCGGGCGTCTCGTTGAAACGGATCAACATATTGCCCCGTTCAGTGCTGTCGACGCCGCCGTGCAAACTTTCGAATGGAATATCTCGTTCTCGCAACTCCTGAGCCACCAGTCGGGTCATGCGTTCCCATTGGCTGAAGACCACCACTTTTACCTCTTCATCCACCAATGCCTCTTCGAGGATGCACATCAACTCATCGATTTTGGTATCGTGGCGGGTTTTTTGGTCTACGACAAATGTGCTGTCGCAGGACATCTTCATCAGGTTGAGAAAGCTCAACAAGCGATTGCGATCCTGTTCACTCAAAAAATGGAAACGCCGCCACTTGGCCACCAATTTGGCCACCTCATCGGCATAGGCACGGTGCATGTCGTTTTGCTCCTTGGTCATGGGCACAAAGAGGTTTTTGTCCATGCGTTCGGGTAGCTGTTTGAGTACGTTCTTTTTGAGCCGACGTATCATCACGGGCTGCAGGGCTTTGTTGATTGCCCCCAAATCCTGATAACCAATCACCCTGCCACTTTCCGGATCTTTGACCTGATGGCGTTCCAAAAAACTGTACAGTGGACCCAAAATATAGGGGTCGACAAACTGCACAATGGAATACAGCTCCTCGATTTTATTTTCCAGGGGCGTACCCGTGAGTACAAACCGATAGCGAATGTTGAGCGATTTAACTGCACGAGAAATTTTGGTATTCCAGTTTTTAAAACGTTGCGCTTCGTCCAGAATGATCAGGTCAGGACTGAGGATGTTGTTGATCAGCCGGGCATCTTGTACCACCACATTGTACGTGATGATTTTGAAAAAACTGTGGTCATTTTCATAAAGCGCTTTACGTTTGATTTGTGGGCCTTCAATCACCACTGCACTCGCTCCGGTAAATTTTTCAATCTCGGTTTTCCATTGGTATTTCAGGGAGGTGGGGCATACAATCAGGGTGTTGGCAACGCGCTGTTCCTGGCGCAACAATTCCGCTGCGCCAAGGGCCTGCACGGTTTTACCTAGCCCCATTTCATCGGCAATGAGGCAGCGACTGGCCCGGGCGGCAAAAAGGATTCCTTCTTTTTGATAGGGAAAAAGCTCAACGTTCAGCAGGTTTTTAAAATAGGCGTCGCTGTGCTGTTCAATTTCGGCTATCCTGCGCGCCCGGCTTTGGGTTTCCCGCTGTTGAAGGATGAATTCCAGGGCATCGTCATAACAGCGCAAATCTGGATGAATGGCGCGGGCTTTCTCCAGGAAGTGCTCAAAATCGAGGTAAGCATGGGGGAACAATACACCCTGCGCATCAAAATATTCCAGAGCCAGGGCCTCTAATTCGGGTTTGCATTCCGTACCAATGCGCAGCCGGATGGTACGTTGCTCGTCGTAATGCAAATAGACGGAAGAGTAAGCGCGGGTGGGTGGCGTTTTGAAGTATTTTTTGAAGCCACGTTTGTTGCCGAGGTAGTTCAAAGTCCACTCAATGTGTTTGCAGGTCCCTAAATTGCTGGATTTGAAATCAGGGCAAGCGCAGAAATTCTCGCCAATGTTTTTGCTGCGGATGGCCACTTTGTAGGTGCTT includes these proteins:
- a CDS encoding energy transducer TonB, which produces MKTSSTFKSAKLCFYCLIFTFSVFTNISGQSMDSTGSTIQEADLSSRFNIIKASPEVMPVFPNGQDGLVRYISSNLRYPIWAMEEGIEGVVVIGLIIGTSGQVIDAVVLKSCSVEFPGDVPSPKVEDKLRLYEGLDQAALYLVKNMPNWQPGLVDGEAVNTKISIPFTFKLDEQMAKHQRWISRKNDSTPLQHFFVSISQAFFHGMQQGMGGIRIGK
- a CDS encoding DEAD/DEAH box helicase, whose translation is MAKVQGKKSASAKNKKKKPETVSYHKKPDKLETKKWQIALRRQFATTQSYIIVNEGEHPVYSDFLVSNPTFESTYKVAIRSKNIGENFCACPDFKSSNLGTCKHIEWTLNYLGNKRGFKKYFKTPPTRAYSSVYLHYDEQRTIRLRIGTECKPELEALALEYFDAQGVLFPHAYLDFEHFLEKARAIHPDLRCYDDALEFILQQRETQSRARRIAEIEQHSDAYFKNLLNVELFPYQKEGILFAARASRCLIADEMGLGKTVQALGAAELLRQEQRVANTLIVCPTSLKYQWKTEIEKFTGASAVVIEGPQIKRKALYENDHSFFKIITYNVVVQDARLINNILSPDLIILDEAQRFKNWNTKISRAVKSLNIRYRFVLTGTPLENKIEELYSIVQFVDPYILGPLYSFLERHQVKDPESGRVIGYQDLGAINKALQPVMIRRLKKNVLKQLPERMDKNLFVPMTKEQNDMHRAYADEVAKLVAKWRRFHFLSEQDRNRLLSFLNLMKMSCDSTFVVDQKTRHDTKIDELMCILEEALVDEEVKVVVFSQWERMTRLVAQELRERDIPFESLHGGVDSTERGNMLIRFNETPECRIFLSTDAGGVGLNLQSASLLINLDVPWNPAVLEQRIGRIYRMGQERRVNVINLVSIATLEHRLLDTLKFKASMAAGVLDNGAENIFLGEDRFKEFMHSVETLTQSVGTDAEVDVISPIEDTEELVGAGKTEESNPESDFRDAPAVEAEPETTPIAPQTQEQGDSSKRSTQTKPTTESPTPQDQRQGQSGHEGLGSRGSNSDEMAPPASAQELVSMGVNFLSGLSQTLSSPEKTAELVNSLVEKDAQTGQTYLKIPVQSQEVVSNALQVLGALFGGVRK
- a CDS encoding energy transducer TonB, which codes for MKPLSNLNFYKFSRLILFLIGFSVTMLHGQNRSESLPPMEMYQVTENGDTIYKIVETMPGFPNGQAGLFKFLAKNIQYPLAAREYGVEGMVVIRLIIDATGKVIEPTIVKSSSEKKDDTAQGFVIDSRKPYYDQIDKEALRVVKMMPDWTPGIVEGEAVSIAFNLPISFRLEGRGRRNNRH